CACAACGGCTCTGGCAGTCCTGCGCAATCGCCTGCTCTCGGGGCGCACCGTGGCGGCGGCCGGCACATGGGATTGCGGCTACGCCGCGCCCACGGCCCGCATGCAGTACACGGCGTCATCCTTTGCCCAGCCCCTGACGGACCTCTTCGGGTTTGTCCTGCGAACGCGGAACAAGCAGACCGGAACCGGGGGCGTCTTCCCGGCCGGCGCCTCGTTTGCGACGGAGCCGAACGACCTGTTCCGCAATCAGTTCTATGATCCCTTTTTCGGGCGCGCCGCCGCGCTGATGGCCTGGTTCCGCAGGGTTCAGCACGGGCGTGTCCAGTTGTATGTGCTGTACATCGCGCTCACACTTCTTGCCCTTCTCCTTTTCAGTGTCGGGTGAATGTCATGCCCCCCCTTTCATTCATAAATTTCGTCCTTGCGCTGCTGGTCGCGCCGTTGCTTTTGGGCGTCATCAACAAGACCAAGGCGTTTTTCGCGGGCAGGACGGGCCAGCCGCTCCTCCAGGCCTATTTTGATCTGTGGAAGCTCCTGCACAAGGGCGCGGTGTACAGCCGCACCGCCACCTGGGTGTTCCGGGCGGGTCCGGTAGTCGGTCTTGCGTGCGTTGTTCTAGCCGCCGCCATCGTGCCGTTCGGCGGCTCACGGGCGATGATTGCGTTTCCGTGCGACTTGATTCTCCTGGCATACCTTTTCGGTGTCATGCGGTTTTTCACGGTGCTGGCGGCCCTGGACACGGGGTCCAGCTTCGAGGGGATGGGCGCCAGCCGCGAGGTCCAGTTTTCCGCCTTGGCGGAGCCGGCCCTGCTGCTGGGCCTCGCGGCCGTGGCGCGCCTGACGGGTTCTTACTCCCTTTCGGACATGCTTCCGGCCCTGTCCATGTCGGCGCCCGCAAATTCGGGCCCCGTGGTTGTTCTGGTGGCCGGGGCGCTGTTGGTTGTTTTTTTGGTGGAAAACGCCCGCATACCCGTGGACGACCCCAACACCCACCTTGAGCTCACGATGATTCACGAAGTGATGGTACTGGACCATGGCGGCCCGGACTTTGCGTTCATCCTGTACGGAGCGGCCCTCAAACTCTGGGTGCTTGGGTCGCTGCTTGCCGGTGTCGCCGTGCCGGTGCGCACGGGAAACGCCGCGCTGGACTGCGCCGCCGCGCTGGGCGTGATGCTGTGCCTGGCCGTATTGGTGGGGGTGGTTGAGTCCTCCATGGCCCGGCTGCGCCTGCTGCGTGTGCCCCGTCTTTTGGTGGGCGCCGTGGTGCTGTCCGGCCTGGCCTTTGTCCTGCTGCTGAGGTGACCGCATGAACGCGTACATAGACATCATCCTGCTGGCCCTGATTGTCTCGAACCTGCTCCTGCTGGGGTTCAGCCAGATACGGTCCTGCATCAACGCCGTGGCGTTCCAGGGGGTCGCCCTGGGGGCGCTGCCCCTGCTCGCGGCCGCGGGGGGCGTGTCGGTGTGGGCCGCCCTGCTCGGCGCGTTCACCATCGGGCTGAAGGGTGTCATCTTTCCCCGCCTGCTGCTCCACGCCTACCGGGAGGCCGATGTCCGGCACGAGGTCGAGCCCTACATCGGCTTCACCGCCTCCACGCTGGCGGGATTTGCCGCCCTGGCGGTTTCGGCGTGGCTCTGCTCGCGGCTTTCCCTGTTTGGCGGGGACCTGTCGTCACTCGCGGCCCCGGTCTCGTTCTTCATGGTTTTCGTGGGGCTTTTCGTCATTGTGAGTCGGAAAAAGGCCATCAGCCAGATTCTGGGCTATCTCGTCATGGACAACGGCATGTATGTTTTCGGCGTTGTGATGCTTCGTGAGATGCCCCTGCTGGTGGATTTGGCGGTGCTTATGGACGCGTTTGCCGCCGTGTTTGTCATGGGCGTGGCCGTCTACCACATCAACCGGGAGTTTGACCACATGAATGTGGACCAGTTGGACAGGCTGAAAGGCTGAGATGCGATGAACGCCCCCGCAATGATGTGGATGCTGCTTCCGCTGCCGATCCTGTGCGGCCTTGCCTGCCTTGCGTGCGGGTCGGCCCGGGCCGTCATGTTCACGGTTCGCGCCGGGGTGCTTGCGTCGGCGCTGGCGGCCGGTGTCTGCGTGGGCGTGGTCCACGTTGGCGGTCCGGCCTCGGCGGCCGGCGGCTGGCTTTACCTGGACGCGCTGTCCTCTTTTCATCTCGCGGTGATGATGGCCGTGTTCAGCCTGGCCTCGCTGTGCCTGCCCGGCCATTTTCGCGGGGAGATGCGTGACGGCTCGTTCGGTCCGGAGCAGGCCAGGCGCTTCGGCGGGCTCTGGTTCGGCGCCCTGGCGGCCATGACGCTCGTGCTGGTTTCGAACAACATCGGCATCATGTGGGCGGGCATTGAGGCCACGACCCTGGTGACCGCCTTTCTGATTTGCACCCACCGGACCCCGGAGTCCGTGGAGGCCATGTGGAAGTATCTCATCATCTGCTCGGTCGGCGTCGCGTTCGCCTTCATGGGAACCCTTCTCGCCGGGGCCGCCGCCAACGGGCTGGACATTCCCGCGCCGGAGGCGCTGCTGTGGACGCGCCTGCGGCAGGAGGCGCCGCGCCTTGATCCGGTTCTGATGCGGGCGGCCTTTATCTTCCTGATGGTGGGGTACGGCACAAAGGCGGGGCTGGCCCCGATGCATAGCTGGCTTCCCGACGCGCACAGTCAGGCGCCCGCGCCGGTGTCCGCCCTGTTTTCGGGGTTCATGCTGAACACGGCCCTGTACTGCGTCATGCGGTATCTGCCCCTGGCCGGGGGGGCCTCCGGCCATGCGGGCTGGAGTCTGCGGCTGCTGCTGTTTTTCGGGCTGGCGTCCATTCTAATCGCGGCGTCCTTCATCTTCCTCCAGAACGACCTGAAGCGGTTCCTCGCCTACAGCAGCGTCGAGCATCTGGGCATCATCGCCGTCGGCCTGGGGCTCGGCGGGCTGGGAACGTTTGCCGCGCTGCTCCACACCCTGAACCACTCCCTTTGCAAGGTGCTCGCCTTTTGCGCCGCCGGGCGGCTGGGCCAGATGTACGGCACCCATGACATGCGCAAAATGGCCGGCGCCCTGCGCGCGGCACCCGTGTGGGGCGGCGCCCTGTCGGGCGCCCTGCTGGTCCTCATCGGGGCGGCCCCCTTCGCGATGTTCCTCAGCGAGTTCCTCATCCTGCGCGCCGCCGCGGCCGGCGGTTCCTACTGGACCATGGGCCTGTTTCTGCTGGGTGTCGGGATTGTGTTCATGGGGGCGTTGCGGCACGCCGTCGGCCTTGCCTGGGGCGAGCCGGTCATGGAGCCTGAAAAAGAGCGCGCGGGCGGCGCTGACAGGGTGCTTGTGGTGGTTGCCCTCGGCGCGCTTCTTCTGCTGGGACTGTGGATTCCCGGCCTTCTGTGGCGGATGATTGAGGACGCCGTCCGGATTGTGGAGGGCGCGTCATGAATCCCGGCATGGGTTTGCAGATTTTCAATTGTGTCCCCGTAAAACTCGGCGATGTTCCCATCGTGCCGGTTGACACTTTCCGCGGGGCCGTTGTGGACTCCGTCTCCGGCGGGGGCCGCATCATCAGCCTGTTTGGGTGCCCCCGCCCGTCGGATGACGGCGTCCGGCTTTATGCGGTCATGCAGTCCGCCGGTTCCGCCGGTTTCCTGGCGCTTGCGTCCGATGTCGGCGACAGTTATCCGTCCTTGACATCCGACTGTGTCCAGGCGTCCTGGTTTGAGCGGGAAATCGCCGAGCAGTGGGGGGTTCGCCCCCTGGGCCATCCATGGCTGAAACCGCTCCGGTTTCACCATTCTCACCGTCCCGGCCATGACGCGTGGGGGCGCGGCCCCGGCGACGCCATTCCGCCGTCCGTGACCGACTTCTACCGGGTGGAGGGCGAGGAAGTCCACGAGGTCGCCGTCGGTCCCGTGCATGCCGGGATCATCGAGCCGGGCCATTTCCGTTTTCAGTGCCACGGTGAAAGCGTGATGCACCTGGAAATATCGCTCGGCTACCAGCACCGCGGCATCGAACGCGCACTCGCCGGCGGCCCCGGCAAGCGGACGCTCCACCACATGGAGGCGCTCGCGGGCGACACCACCGTCGGCCACGCGCTGGCCTGCTGCCAGGCCATGGAGGCGCTCGCAAACACCCCCGTCACGTTCCGCGCGGAGGAGGTCCGCGGCATCGCGCTTGAACTGGAACGTCTCGCAAACCACACAGGCGAC
The DNA window shown above is from Candidatus Hydrogenedentota bacterium and carries:
- a CDS encoding NADH-quinone oxidoreductase subunit H, which translates into the protein MPPLSFINFVLALLVAPLLLGVINKTKAFFAGRTGQPLLQAYFDLWKLLHKGAVYSRTATWVFRAGPVVGLACVVLAAAIVPFGGSRAMIAFPCDLILLAYLFGVMRFFTVLAALDTGSSFEGMGASREVQFSALAEPALLLGLAAVARLTGSYSLSDMLPALSMSAPANSGPVVVLVAGALLVVFLVENARIPVDDPNTHLELTMIHEVMVLDHGGPDFAFILYGAALKLWVLGSLLAGVAVPVRTGNAALDCAAALGVMLCLAVLVGVVESSMARLRLLRVPRLLVGAVVLSGLAFVLLLR
- a CDS encoding hydrogenase 4 subunit F — encoded protein: MNAPAMMWMLLPLPILCGLACLACGSARAVMFTVRAGVLASALAAGVCVGVVHVGGPASAAGGWLYLDALSSFHLAVMMAVFSLASLCLPGHFRGEMRDGSFGPEQARRFGGLWFGALAAMTLVLVSNNIGIMWAGIEATTLVTAFLICTHRTPESVEAMWKYLIICSVGVAFAFMGTLLAGAAANGLDIPAPEALLWTRLRQEAPRLDPVLMRAAFIFLMVGYGTKAGLAPMHSWLPDAHSQAPAPVSALFSGFMLNTALYCVMRYLPLAGGASGHAGWSLRLLLFFGLASILIAASFIFLQNDLKRFLAYSSVEHLGIIAVGLGLGGLGTFAALLHTLNHSLCKVLAFCAAGRLGQMYGTHDMRKMAGALRAAPVWGGALSGALLVLIGAAPFAMFLSEFLILRAAAAGGSYWTMGLFLLGVGIVFMGALRHAVGLAWGEPVMEPEKERAGGADRVLVVVALGALLLLGLWIPGLLWRMIEDAVRIVEGAS
- a CDS encoding NADH-quinone oxidoreductase subunit C; translation: MNPGMGLQIFNCVPVKLGDVPIVPVDTFRGAVVDSVSGGGRIISLFGCPRPSDDGVRLYAVMQSAGSAGFLALASDVGDSYPSLTSDCVQASWFEREIAEQWGVRPLGHPWLKPLRFHHSHRPGHDAWGRGPGDAIPPSVTDFYRVEGEEVHEVAVGPVHAGIIEPGHFRFQCHGESVMHLEISLGYQHRGIERALAGGPGKRTLHHMEALAGDTTVGHALACCQAMEALANTPVTFRAEEVRGIALELERLANHTGDLGALAGDVGYLPTASFCGRLRGDFLNMSALVCGSRFGRGWIRPGGVAHDLTPQFCDELLERLESTCRDATSAVDLLWDTPSVMARFEDTGTLTPDMCQSLGLVGVAARACGARRDVRFECPVGIYRFAGIPIAARASGDVFARAFVRREEIGHSAAFVRERLAGLSGEPARVSAARGLAPDSLAVSLVEGWRGEICHTIITGGDGEIARYKVVDPSFHNWMGLAVAMRGQQISDFPLCNKSFNLSYCGVDL
- a CDS encoding NADH-quinone oxidoreductase subunit K; the encoded protein is MNAYIDIILLALIVSNLLLLGFSQIRSCINAVAFQGVALGALPLLAAAGGVSVWAALLGAFTIGLKGVIFPRLLLHAYREADVRHEVEPYIGFTASTLAGFAALAVSAWLCSRLSLFGGDLSSLAAPVSFFMVFVGLFVIVSRKKAISQILGYLVMDNGMYVFGVVMLREMPLLVDLAVLMDAFAAVFVMGVAVYHINREFDHMNVDQLDRLKG